DNA sequence from the Novosphingobium sp. KACC 22771 genome:
GGCCACAGGGCAGATTTCACCCCCGCGCAATAATCTGAGGCGCGAGCAGCATCAACAATTTCACGTCAATCGCCATGCCCTGCGCGCGGCGAGCGGCAACAAAAGCGCCAATGTCGGTCAGCGCCACACGATGGGTGATGATCTCTTCGTCATCCACCCCGCCGCCGGGGCCAACCTTGGTCAGCCCATGGGCGCGAAGCAGGGTAAAGCTCTCGGTCACCATGCCGGGCGAGGAATAGAATTCGCCGACCACCTCCATGCGCGCGGCATCATAGCCGGTTTCCTCGATCAATTCGCGCCGGGCCGCATCGGTGGCCATTTCATCGGCATTATCATCCATATCGCCCACAAGCCCCGCAGGCAGTTCAAGACAGACGCGCTTGAGCGGAACGCGATATTGCTCGACCAGCAACACGTGGTCCTCCTCGTCGATCGCCAGAATGACGGCGGCGCGGATGTTGCGGGCGCGGCTGACATATTCCCAGTTGCCGCGCTGCTTGGTGGCGATAAACCGGCCTTGCCAGACCACCTGCTCCTCGCTCTCGCGCCAGGTCTGGACGATCTTTTCCTTGGTCATCAAAGGCTCCGTTGCAACATTGTGCTGGCTAACCACCGCTTGGGCCAAAGCGCAAGGGCAAGGTGGGCCGCGTGGCGCTCGCGCGCTGATAGGCGGTTGTGGTTAACATCGCCCTGTGGCAACTCTGCGTCATGGAAAAGGGGAAGGTTAATATGCTTCAGGAATTCAAGACCTTTATCGCGCGCGGTAATGTGCTGGATCTGGCGGTCGGTGTGATCATCGGCGGGGCCTTTGGCAAGATCGTTTCCTCGCTGACCGACGATGTGTTGATGCCTGTGATTGGCAAGATTACGGGCGGCATCGATTTCTCGTCCAAATTCATTCTGTTGGGCGAAGTTCCGGCCAGCTATACCGGATCGCCCACCGATTATGCCGCGTTGAAAAAGGCGGGCGTGGCCATGTTGGGCTATGGCAGCTTTGTAACCGCGATCATTAATTTCCTGATCATGGCCTTTGTGATTTTCCTGATCGTCAAAGGCGCCAACAAGGCCACCGCCAAGCCCGCCGCGCCTGAGACCCCGGCCGCGCCCGCCGGACCCACCGAGGTCGAACTGCTGGCCGAAATCCGCGACGCGCTGAAGGCCCGCTGAGGCCGAACACGTTGTTATTGAAAAGTAGGGGGTATCAAAGGGAAGGGGGCGCCTGCGGAAAAGCAGGCAGGCCCCCTTTTCTTTTGCAAAATTGCGCCTATATCGCTCCTCGCTGGTTTCGACCGGCTATGGTGATAAATTGCGGCGTGCAATAGATGCAGCGGACCCGGGGGCGGTACCCGGCGGCTCCACCATCACTACCCGGACTTGGGCCGGGGCCTTGTTGTCGCAAGGGTGTTGATGGGGCCGAACTAGGATCGACGTGTGTTGAAAAGCGCTGTTTTTGCCCGGGCTGAGTAACCCGTATAAGGCTCAAAACTCATAAGTGCCAACGACAACGAAGCACTTGCTCTGGCTGCGTAATTCTAGGCCTTAACGGGCTGAAGTTACAAACCTAGAACACGGTTGAACCCACCGGGTAACAGAAGGGAATTCGGGGGCCCGGGGCGGGCCTAGCAACAGAACCGCCCTACCTGTTCCAGGCCGCCCTTTCGCTGGGCTCGCACGCAGCAAAGGCGCGGAGCCTAGCAACAGAATCTCCTCACCTTATCGCGCGGCGGCTCGCGCGGCTCCCCGTTCAAAATCAGACTCGCGGGCCTGGCAACAGAACCGCCCCACCCCATCCCGCGACATTTTGACAGAACGCGATCGAGAGCGCATGAGCGCGCGATGCAATTCGCCCAATTCGATGTCGCCACTTTTCTCAACGCCCATTGGCAAAAACGCCCGCTGCTGATCCGCAATCCCTGGGCGGCTTGGGCCAATCCGCTTGAGCCGGATGAACTGGCAGGCCTTGCCTGCGAGGAGGGCGTCGAATCGCGCCTGATTACACATGCGGGCGGCCAATTGGCGCTGGAGCGCGGCCCCTTTGCCGAGGAACGCTTTGGCGCTCTGGGCAAGGCGCCGTGGACGTTGTTGGTGCAGGCGGTCGATCATTATGTGCCGGATGTGGCCGCGCTGATCGAGCCGTTTCGTTTTGTGCCGGACTGGCGGATTGATGATGTGATGGTCTCCTATGCCAATGATGGCGGGGGCGTGGGGCCGCATTTCGATCAATATGATGTGTTTTTGATTCAAGGGCTTGGCTGCCGCCGCTGGCGGGTTGGGCCGGTGTGCGATGCGCAGACGCCGCTGGTTCCGCATGAAGACCTGCGTCTGATCGCGGATTTTGAGGCGACCGGCGACTGGATTCTGGAGCCGGGCGACATTCTCTATGTCCCGCCCGGTTTTGCCCATGATGGCGTGGCGGTTGGCGATGATTGCATGACCTATTCGGTGGGCTTTCGCGCTCCCTCGCGCGCGGAACTGGCCGAGGCGTGGACCGCGCATCAGGTTGACGCCATGGCCGAGGACGACCGCTATGCCGACCCCGACCTGACCCCGCAGGCGCATCCGGGCGAGATCACCGCCGAGGCGCTGGACCGCCTGCATGGCATGGTGCTGGCCTCGCTGGCCGATCGCGATGCCTTTGCCCGCTGGTTCGGGCATTACAACAGCCTGTCCAAATATGCCGAAACCGATTGGCGGCCCGAGGAGCAGATGGAGGCCGATGAGGTCGCTGCGATGCTGGGCGAGGGGCATGGTTTGCATCGCAACCCGGCGCACCGCTTTGCCTTTATTGCGGCGGGCGAGGGGGTTTTGCTCTTTGTTGACGGAGTCTGCCGCGAATGTCTGGGCGACACGGCGGCGCTGGCGCGTGATTTGTGCGCGGGCGGGGAATGGCGCGGTTCGGCCCAAGGCGAGGCGCTGGCCTTGCTCACCGCGCTCGTCAACCAAGGTAGTCTTGGCTTTGAGGAAGAGGATTGATGGCGCTGATTCTCTTCAACAAACCCTATGGCGTGCTGTGCCAGTTCACCCCCGAACCCAACGGCCCGCCGCGCCCGACCCTGGCCGATTTCATCACGCGCCCCCGCGTCTATCCGGCAGGGCGGCTAGACCATGACAGTGAGGGGCTGCTGCTGCTGACCGACGACGGGCGGCTTCAGGCGCGCATCACCGACCCGCGCTATAAAGCGCCCAAGACCTATCTGGTGCATGTGGAAGGCGAACCGGATGAGGCGGCGCTCGATGCGCTGCGGCGCGGGGTGCGGTTGAAGGACGGGATGACCTTGCCCGCCAAGGCCGAACGGATCGCGCCCCCGGATCTGTGGCCACGCGACCCGCCGGTACGGTTTCGCAAAACGGTGCCTGATTGCTGGATCGAATTGACCATCCGCGAGGGGCGCAACCGACAGGTCCGCCGCATGACCGCCGCCGTGGGGCACCCGACCTTGCGGCTGGTGCGCTGGCGCGTGGGGGAATGGTCGCTGGATGGTTTGGCGCAGGGGGAAAGCAGAGAGGTTTAGGCTTTTGCCAATTCCGGCTCGGCCTTGGCGGCCTCATGTTTGATGCAGTCGAGAATCTTGGCCCCCGCCATGAACACCGAGCCGGTGCAGGCCAGAAACAACAGTTTGCCGCCAAAGCCCGGATATTGGCCCAGATAGACCTGCCCACGCTGAACCGCGCCATTGGCCAGCGCAAAGATGACCAAAAACGCTTCCATGCGCGTTTTTATCACAAATAGACGGGCGATTTTCTGCCACATAAGCCAAACCTCTGCTGTGCCGTCGCGGTGCTTATTGCGTTACCGTCCCGGCCTGTGGCTCTACTCTGGCATAACACCTATTCGGCGCAAGGTGGTAAATGGGCGATTAACCATGATTTGTTCTTCTTTGGGACAGATCGGCCAGAAAGGCCGAACAAAGCCTTCGCGCCCGCGGAATGTTGAGGCACCTTGATAAGGTGGTTGCCAAAACCGATGCCATCCATCATAAGTCCATCTGTCTCTCCTCCCCGGAGTCCATGTATGCCATGCGTTTAACGCGCATGCTTCTATGTCGTTCAGGCCTTGGTCTGGGCGGCGCCTTGGATGAGGGTGAGTGATGATGAGCAAGTATCAGGACCGGGCCGGCCTCCAGGTTGATGGCGATCTGGCCCTTTTCGTCGAAAATCGGGTTTTGCCGCCGCTGGGGCTGGATGCCTCGCGCTTCTGGGCGGGCTTTGCCGCGTTGCTGGGCGAATATGCCCCGCGCAACCGTGCGCTGCTGGCCCGCCGCGATGAACTTCAGGCCGCCATCGATGGGTGGCACCGCGCTCGCGGCAAGGTGGCGGTGGATGAGCCGGAATATGAGGCGTTTCTGCGCTCGATCGGCTATATCGTGCCGGAACCCGCACCCTTTGCCATTACCACCCGCAATGTCGATGCGGAAATCGCGCGCATGGCCGGGCCGCAACTGGTTGTGCCGGTTCTCAACGCCCGCTTCCTGCTCAATGCCGCCAATGCGCGTTGGGGCAGCCTGTATGATGCCTATTACGGCACTGATGCGCTCGACGCTCCGGCGGCGCGGCCCGGCGGCTATGATGTCGAACGCGGCGCGGCGGTGATCGCGGCGGGGCGGGCTTTCCTCGATTCGGCGGTTCCGCTGGCCGAAGGATCGTGGGCCGATTGGGATGGCATCAGCCCCGAACGTCCGCTGCCTTCGCTCGCCCGCCCGGAGCAACTCGTTGCCCGCCGCGGCGATGGGCATAAGGGTGCGCTCTTGCTGGTCAACAATGGCCTGCATATCGAGATCGTGATCGACCACACCCATGTCATCGGCGCGACCGACAAGGCGGGGATCAGCGATATCATCCTCGAATCGGCGCTGACCACGATCTGCGACCTTGAGGATTCGATCGCGGCCGTGGATGCCGAGGACAAGATCGCCGCCTATGCCAACTGGCTGGGCCTGATGCGCGGCGATTTGACCGAGAGCTTTGAAAAGGGCGGCAAGATCCTGCATCGTGAGCTGGCGGCGGATCGGGAATGGACGGCGCTGGATGGTGGCGCGTTGACCCTGCCGGGGCGTAGCCTGTTGTTCATCCGCAATGTCGGCCATCTGATGACCAATCCGGCGATCCTGCTGGCCGATGGCCGCGAGATCCCCGAAGGGGTGATGGATGCCGTCATCACCAGCGCGATTGCGATGCAGGACCTGAACGGTTTGGGCCGCCATCGCAACAGCCGGACGGGCAGCATCTATATCGTCAAGCCCAAGATGCACGGGCCGGAAGAGGTCGCCTTCACCAACGACCTGTTCAACGCGGTTGAGGATCTGCTGGGTCTTGCGCGCCACACGATCAAGGTCGGCGTGATGGACGAGGAGCGCCGGACGAGCGCCAATCTTGCCGCCTGTATCGAGGCGGTGAAGGAGCGGATCGTCTTCATCAACACCGGCTTCCTTGACCGCACCGGCGATGAGATCCACACCTCGATGCAGGCCGGGCCGGTCATTCGCAAGAATGCCATCAAGGCTTCGGCATGGATTTCGGCCTATGAGGCGCGCAATGTCGGCATCGGCCTGAACAGCGGGCTGTCGGGCAAGGCGCAGATCGGCAAGGGCATGTGGGCCGCGCCCGACCGGATGCGCGACATGCTGGAGCAGAAGATCGGCCATCCGCGCGCCGGGGCCAACACCGCATGGGTGCCTTCGCCAACGGCGGCCACGCTGCACGCCACGCATTATCACGGGCTGGACGTGTTTGCCCGCCAGCGTGAGATAGCCGAGCAGCCTGTGCCGGGTCTGGAGCCTTTGCTGACGATCCCCTTGGCGCTGGGCACCAATTTCTCGGAACAGGATGTCGCCGAGGAACTGGACAACAATGCGCAAGGGCTGCTCGGCTATGTCGTGCGCTGGATCGATCAGGGCGTCGGCTGTTCCAAAGTGCCCGATATCAACGATGTCGGCCTGATGGAGGACCGCGCCACGCTGCGTATTTCCAGCCAGCATATGGCCAACTGGCTGCTGCATGGCGTGGCGACCAGCGAGCAGGTCATGGATTCGCTCAAGCGCATGGCCGCCAAGGTCGATGCCCAGAACGCGGGCGATCCGCTTTATGAGCCGATGGCCGGGCGCTGGGAGGAAAGCTATGCTTTCCGCGCGGCCTGCGATCTGGTGTTCAACGGGGTGGAGCAGCCCAGCGGCTATACCGAGCCTTTGCTGCACGCATGGCGGTTGAAGAAGAAGCAGGCGGCGCGGCAGTTCGAAACGGCCTGATGCAGGAAACCCCCGGGGCCGATGCTCCGGGGGTTTCCTTTACGCGCTAAGAATTTTGGCGATGCTGACGAATTCGGCGACGGAGAGCGTTTCAGCACGGCGGGCCGGGTCGATGCCCAATGTTTCCAACGCCTCCAACGCGCCGGGCAGGCCTTTCAGGCTTTGCCGTAGCATCTTGCGCCGCTGACCAAAGGCGGCCTCGGTGACGCGCTCCAGCATCCGGGCCGAGACGCCTTCGGGCATATCGCCGGGCTTCACATGGATGATCGCGCTCATCACCTTGGGCGGCGGGGTAAAGGCGCTGCGATGCACCTTCATCGCGATCTTGGGCGCGGCGCGCCACTGGCTGAGCACGGCCAGACGCCCGAAGGCATCGCTGCCCGATGGCGCCACGATCCGCTCGGCTACTTCCTGCTGAAACATCAGCGTCAGGCTGGTCCAGCGCGGCGGCCAGGCCTCACCCGACAGCCAGCCCGTGAACAAAGCCGTGCCGACATTATAGGGCAGGTTGGCCAGGATCGCGTAAGGCTCGCCATCAAACAGAGCGGCATGGTCGATTTTGAGAGCATCGCCCTCAATCACCGTCAATTGCCCCGGAAACGCCTCGGCCAACTCACCCAGCGGCGCCATACAGCGCTTGTCCATTTCGATGGCCGTGACCTTGGCCCCCGCGCGCAGCAGGGCGCGAGTCAGACCGCCGGGGCCGGGGCCAACCTCCAGCACATTCTGGCCCTTCAGCCGTCCGGGGATGGCCGCGATGCGCGAGAGCAATTGCTCGTCGAACAGGAAGTTCTGGCCCAGCGCCTTGCTGGCAAACAGGCCGTGCGCGTTAATAACCTCACGCAGGGGCGGCAGATCAGGACGCGGTAAATCGGAATCGCTCATCAGGCCGCCAATAGGGCGGCGCGGCTGCGCGCGCAATCGGCGGCAAGGCGCAGCGCCGAAACCGTGGCGCCGACATTGGCCTGCCCCTTGCCCGCGATGGGAAAGGCGGTGCCATGATCGGGCGAGGAACGGATGATCGGCAGGCCCAGCGTGATATTGACACCATGATCAAAATCCAGCGCCTTCAATGGGATAAGCGCCTGATCGTGATACATGCAGATCGCCACATCGAACGAGGCCCGCCCGCGCGCGGCAAACAGGCCATCGGCGGCGTGCGGCCCGCTGGCATTGATGCCCTCGGCGCGCAATTGTTCGATGGCGGGGGCAACAATGCGCTGATCCTCGTCGCCAAAGCGCCCATCCTCGCCCGCATGGGGGTTGAGCGCGGCAATCGCGATGCGCGGATTGGTCAGCCTGAAATCACGCTCAAGCGCACGGGCCACCACCCGCGCGCGGCGCAGGATCAGATCCTGCGTAATCAGCCCCGGCACCGCCGAAAGCGCGACATGGACCGTCAGCGGCACCGTGCGCAAATTCGGCCCGGCCAGCATCATGACCGCATCTTCGGCCTCCACGCCTGCGGCATGGGCGACAAATTCGGTCTGTCCGGGATAATCGAAGCCCACTTCGGCCAGCCGCGATTTGGCAATCGGCCCGGTCATCAGCGCGCCCGCCTGGCCCGAAACGGCCAGAGCGGTGGCCTGCGTCAGGCTTTCAAAGGCCAGCGCGGCACCATCGCGGTCAGGCGCGCCGGGGCGATATTCACCGTCAAAATCGCCGATCACCGGCAGCGCGCGATCATAGACCAGCGCAGCCTCATCCATCGAGGCGACACGCTCAACCGGAATGTCCAGCCCGCGCGCCCGCGCCGCACCGGCCAGCACCGCCGCGCCCCCCACCGCACAAAAAGCGGGCAGGGCATGAACGCTGCGTGCAAACCATGCCGCCGCGATCAGTTCCGGCCCCACACCGGCCGGATCGCCCAGCGAAACGGCCAATGGAAGGATTGGATGGGCCACCGCTTTATCCTCAGTTATACTCGATGATCGCGTCGCGGCGAAGGTCGCGCATGTACATTTGCGCGCGCTTGTTGACGCGGTCCTCTTCCATCTGCGACATCAATTCTTCGAACGAGGGGCCGCTGGCCGCCTTGGGATCATCACGGCCGCACAGCATCAGCATGCGGATGCCTTCCTGAACCGAACCAAACGGCGGCGTGGTTTCGCCCAGCGAAAGCGCCAGCAGCGACTGCTGAAGCGGGGCGGGCAGATCACGCGCGCGGATCTGGTCATTGGCCACCACCTGCGCGCCCAGCTTGCCCGCGACCGCATCGACGCCGCCGCAGCCCTTGGCCGACTTGATCGCGGTGGAAAATTCGTCGATCTTCTTGTTGGCTTCGGCCTCGCCAATATTGGCGGGCAGGGCCAGCGTGATCTGTTTCAGCGCCAGCACCGCATCGCGCGGATCGGCGGTCAGCACCTGACGCTTGTCGATCAGAT
Encoded proteins:
- a CDS encoding malate synthase G; its protein translation is MSKYQDRAGLQVDGDLALFVENRVLPPLGLDASRFWAGFAALLGEYAPRNRALLARRDELQAAIDGWHRARGKVAVDEPEYEAFLRSIGYIVPEPAPFAITTRNVDAEIARMAGPQLVVPVLNARFLLNAANARWGSLYDAYYGTDALDAPAARPGGYDVERGAAVIAAGRAFLDSAVPLAEGSWADWDGISPERPLPSLARPEQLVARRGDGHKGALLLVNNGLHIEIVIDHTHVIGATDKAGISDIILESALTTICDLEDSIAAVDAEDKIAAYANWLGLMRGDLTESFEKGGKILHRELAADREWTALDGGALTLPGRSLLFIRNVGHLMTNPAILLADGREIPEGVMDAVITSAIAMQDLNGLGRHRNSRTGSIYIVKPKMHGPEEVAFTNDLFNAVEDLLGLARHTIKVGVMDEERRTSANLAACIEAVKERIVFINTGFLDRTGDEIHTSMQAGPVIRKNAIKASAWISAYEARNVGIGLNSGLSGKAQIGKGMWAAPDRMRDMLEQKIGHPRAGANTAWVPSPTAATLHATHYHGLDVFARQREIAEQPVPGLEPLLTIPLALGTNFSEQDVAEELDNNAQGLLGYVVRWIDQGVGCSKVPDINDVGLMEDRATLRISSQHMANWLLHGVATSEQVMDSLKRMAAKVDAQNAGDPLYEPMAGRWEESYAFRAACDLVFNGVEQPSGYTEPLLHAWRLKKKQAARQFETA
- a CDS encoding NUDIX hydrolase; amino-acid sequence: MTKEKIVQTWRESEEQVVWQGRFIATKQRGNWEYVSRARNIRAAVILAIDEEDHVLLVEQYRVPLKRVCLELPAGLVGDMDDNADEMATDAARRELIEETGYDAARMEVVGEFYSSPGMVTESFTLLRAHGLTKVGPGGGVDDEEIITHRVALTDIGAFVAARRAQGMAIDVKLLMLLAPQIIARG
- the mscL gene encoding large conductance mechanosensitive channel protein MscL is translated as MLQEFKTFIARGNVLDLAVGVIIGGAFGKIVSSLTDDVLMPVIGKITGGIDFSSKFILLGEVPASYTGSPTDYAALKKAGVAMLGYGSFVTAIINFLIMAFVIFLIVKGANKATAKPAAPETPAAPAGPTEVELLAEIRDALKAR
- the rsmA gene encoding 16S rRNA (adenine(1518)-N(6)/adenine(1519)-N(6))-dimethyltransferase RsmA translates to MSDSDLPRPDLPPLREVINAHGLFASKALGQNFLFDEQLLSRIAAIPGRLKGQNVLEVGPGPGGLTRALLRAGAKVTAIEMDKRCMAPLGELAEAFPGQLTVIEGDALKIDHAALFDGEPYAILANLPYNVGTALFTGWLSGEAWPPRWTSLTLMFQQEVAERIVAPSGSDAFGRLAVLSQWRAAPKIAMKVHRSAFTPPPKVMSAIIHVKPGDMPEGVSARMLERVTEAAFGQRRKMLRQSLKGLPGALEALETLGIDPARRAETLSVAEFVSIAKILSA
- the pdxA gene encoding 4-hydroxythreonine-4-phosphate dehydrogenase PdxA → MAHPILPLAVSLGDPAGVGPELIAAAWFARSVHALPAFCAVGGAAVLAGAARARGLDIPVERVASMDEAALVYDRALPVIGDFDGEYRPGAPDRDGAALAFESLTQATALAVSGQAGALMTGPIAKSRLAEVGFDYPGQTEFVAHAAGVEAEDAVMMLAGPNLRTVPLTVHVALSAVPGLITQDLILRRARVVARALERDFRLTNPRIAIAALNPHAGEDGRFGDEDQRIVAPAIEQLRAEGINASGPHAADGLFAARGRASFDVAICMYHDQALIPLKALDFDHGVNITLGLPIIRSSPDHGTAFPIAGKGQANVGATVSALRLAADCARSRAALLAA
- a CDS encoding rRNA large subunit pseudouridine synthase E, whose translation is MALILFNKPYGVLCQFTPEPNGPPRPTLADFITRPRVYPAGRLDHDSEGLLLLTDDGRLQARITDPRYKAPKTYLVHVEGEPDEAALDALRRGVRLKDGMTLPAKAERIAPPDLWPRDPPVRFRKTVPDCWIELTIREGRNRQVRRMTAAVGHPTLRLVRWRVGEWSLDGLAQGESREV
- a CDS encoding cupin domain-containing protein → MQFAQFDVATFLNAHWQKRPLLIRNPWAAWANPLEPDELAGLACEEGVESRLITHAGGQLALERGPFAEERFGALGKAPWTLLVQAVDHYVPDVAALIEPFRFVPDWRIDDVMVSYANDGGGVGPHFDQYDVFLIQGLGCRRWRVGPVCDAQTPLVPHEDLRLIADFEATGDWILEPGDILYVPPGFAHDGVAVGDDCMTYSVGFRAPSRAELAEAWTAHQVDAMAEDDRYADPDLTPQAHPGEITAEALDRLHGMVLASLADRDAFARWFGHYNSLSKYAETDWRPEEQMEADEVAAMLGEGHGLHRNPAHRFAFIAAGEGVLLFVDGVCRECLGDTAALARDLCAGGEWRGSAQGEALALLTALVNQGSLGFEEED